ttCAGTTTTTATCTGGTGCGGGTGATCTCGCTAGATTTGCTTTTTCTTCTACCTTGCCTATAAATAATATGATTGACCCTCGACAGAGAGCCCCCAAACAGAAGTAGAATTATACACATATTCCAGAATCCAGGAGAACCACCTTCCCCTGTGTACGCAAAAATTCTTCCTATCTTCCCAGCTGCATCAATTGATCCCaggtttgtgtgtgtgtgtgtgtttttttttttgctttatttaaTTGGTTCAAGCTGATAACGCAAACTCAATATCCATGTTTAGACTACCTGTCCATGGTCGGTACTTGGATATAGCGTTTGTTCGTGTCATTCATGCGATGATCTTTATCCGAATTTCGCTGGTTTTGAATATTTTGTCACTTTGATGCTCCTGCTTTTTGGTTGATTATCGCTATGATGTTATTGGGAATTAGTTCTTTGTGAAAATGAAGAGTTTTATGTTTGAGATGGCATGTGATCTCTACCTTTTctcattttgttgtttctattATAGCTAATGCATCGAGGGTCGAGGGGATGTTTGATGGTTGCTATGAATTATGATGAGCTACGTGAAGAGGTTCGGGATTGGATGGAAACAGGGGAGGGTGCTTTCGGATGCAATAATCATTGACATATAAATTCGCTCACCCTTCGTGGTCTCTGGGAAGAAAATTTACCTGCTTTACTTATTTTGTAAGCAGTTTTTGTCGGTAGAGGTAGAGAAataggaagcaacttaggagaGGGTGATCGTAACTTGATATATATGAGGCAATTTTCGTAGTACCGATTGATATGGCTACATTCAGGTTTCTCTGTTTTCAGctgtttttgctttttgctttttCCCATTTCTCCAATAAAGTCTAGAAGATGATCATCGTCTCAAAACATCAGTGGAAGTCTGGTTTTACACAATTTAGTTTTTGACGGTACAAGTTCCAGCGCTTGTGCAATTTTATTTGTGTTTGTATATCTGCCTTTTTGCTTCATTTCTCTTAGTAGTTCTCGCGatcaaattgattgagttggAAACGCTAACACAGATCTCCACAATTTTTCGATTTTCTCAGATACTTTGACCTACGAGAGAAAAGTTCACTGGTTGGACTGGCTACAATACCCAAGATGGAAGACAAATCTTATGTCGTTGATGAAGGCATAGAAAAGTTGGAGAAGGAACAAGTTCAGCTGAAGGTTGAGAGCAAGATTAAAACATCTGACAAAGCAGAAGAGAAGACAGACGGAGAAGTGGTATGTAAGTCCAAATCATTGGAAAAAGATGGAAAGGAGCTGAAGAAGAAAGGAGACGATGAAAATGATAAGGAATCCACCAAGAaggacaagaagaagaaagaaaagaagagtgATGACGAaggggagaagaagaaaaagaaggagaagaaacacAAGGATGGCACTGATGAGGAGTCTGGTGAGCATGATGAAGCAAATAAGGGAAAagacaaggagaagaaagagaagaaggaTAAGAAGGATAAGGGAAAAGAGAAGAAGGCTGAGAAAGATGAAAATGTCGAGTCAGAGGAGGAACCAAAACACAAAAAGGATAAGGAAaaagaggagaagaagaagaacagcaAGAAGGctgacaaagatgaagatgtCGAATCGGAGGAAGAGAAGATAGGAAAAAAAGACAAGAAGgacaaggaaaaagagaagaagaaaaaagacaaaaacatTGACACAGAGGATGtagggaaagagaaaaaagacaAGAAGggcaaggaaaaggaagagaagaagaagaagggtaAGAAAGATGAAGATGTTGAAACTCAGGAAGAAGATAAAGAGAATGAGCAGGGTGAGGTGAACAAGGTTGAACTAAGAGATttggaagacaaaaatgataaaaCACAGGAGGAAAAGCAGGGAGTGGaaggggaaaagaagaaaaagaagcagaAAAATGAGGAGGAAGAATCAGATCATGAAACTAAGGAAGGGAAAGATGAGAAGaaaggcaaaaagaaaaaagagaagcaTAAGGAAGCTGAATCCAAGAAGGATTCAGATGAAGAAAAAGATGAGggaaagaaagacaaaaaagataagaagaaaaagCACGAGAAagacaagaaggagaagaaggataaacaaggaaaggaagaaggcGAGGAAGGAGGTTTGAAGGAGGAAACAGAAGGCGACGACGATGGggtcaaagaaaagaaagaaaagaagaagaacaagatTGAGACTTGTAAGAGTAGGTCTGATGATGAAGTCACCGCAAGGGAGATTAAGATAAACGAAAATGGCAGCGATGCAGTAGAAGGGAAACACCAAAAAGAAGCAAATGAAGGTAAGGATTATAAGGATAAAGacaagaaaaagggaaaggatgagaagaaaagaaaatttgaagagaaGCATAAAAGTAAAGATCTCgataaattgaaaaagaaattagaTAAGGTCAACTCCGAAATTGAGAGTCTTCTGAAGAAAAAGGCAGACATCTTGAAGATGATCAAAGAAGCAGAGGATAAGAATCAGGCTGTTGTTGAGGTTTCCAAAACTGTGGAGAAAGCAGAAGAGTAAACAGTGGCTGCTACTCAGTTTGCTTAGAATCGAGTGGCACTACATGCTTTACCTTTGCAATATCAGATTGTCCACGTTACTGGTAGATAACTCAATGTACATGTATGGTGTGCTCATATACCTGCAATTTTCACTTTGTTTTTTCTAAGAGTCCTTTTTTGTCTACAATGAATAAGAAGAAATTTTCAGGCTAGCGATGTTCATGTCCCATTGGTTGCACTGCTTTATGGAGAACGGGCACGCTTGAACTTTATAAGAAgttatttatattttctgtGAGATATGCTCCGTCAAATTGGTTAATTTACTCCAAGACAATTGGGTAAAAGGTTTTATTTCCATTTCGCATTCCcatccctttcttttttttttttttttttttttttgtgtagcTGTAGTGTGTTGTATGCCTGGGTATAGACTGAATAAGATTTGTTTCTgatatttttcttctcttcttgttGGCTGGGATATTTTCCGTGAAAAACAATTTTGAATCTGAATACATAGGCAGCAAAATTAACTAAAAGAAGGAAATTCTATTTCAGCATTCTTTGGTATTGAGCAATTTGTTATTGTCATAGGAAATAGTAGTGGGTCATAATGGCGATCCCCAACGTGCATACGAAGCTGATCAACAGACTTGAACCATGTATAGCGAAACCACAATCACCAAATGGAAGGTCAGTGACACCTAGTCCTTCGGTACCTGGAGGCCAAGCTACTACAAGTGCATCAATGTGATCAAGATACGGCTGAATCACGACTGGACGTCCTGAACTACGACACATTTGACTGAGCCACAGACAAGACATTGCTCATGACGCTTGGACCTGGTTCAGGAATCGTCAAGTCCAAGCTATCTCCGGGTGTCTTTGCATATGGCAGCTCTCCCACTGCTACAATGGCACCAGAaaagttgttggatttgacaaatttggtgtgtttggattgcttgttttcgtcggaaaatattgtcgtttttcgtgatcacatttccctgtcacctttttccctcacatatatcaaatcgctacagtaatttttccatgaaaaatgacgaaaaatgcaattcaaacacaTTAGTATCAGGAGTTTCCTCGAAGATGACCTCTGTTGGTTGATGAATGGTTTTTCTAATGGCACCGAGGATTGTGGTACCTACAGAGAAATGGTGTCTATTTCCTCGGTGGTGGCTGAAATTAATAATATTTCAGGAATTGAAAGTAAAAAATTCAGTTCATGTATTGAGGATGCACCAACTGTAATGTTGCCACTCAAATGCTCAATGCTGCTCCAGCCCCCACACTGAAATCCAAGATTATTATCTGCATGGCTTCCTGCTGCCCATGCTCGTGCTGCTAGTCCAACAAGTGGTATTAGTGGCACAAGAGATTTTCAGACTGCAAGTTCTCTATGAGACTGTCCAAATTAGTTTTCAGATAAGCATACCTGAAATTTTTCTTGATCTTCTAAGCACCAGTTAGTTGATTTGACTCCAGGACGAGCATGTTCTGAAATTACCTGGTACTTAACCATAAAAGATTCAGTCATAGGCTCCTCACGGCATTGTCAATTTAAGTCTTAAGAACATAGTAATAGTTAATTCTTCACTAAGAAGGTTAGCCCATCAATGAATTCTGGGTAGTTGTATGAAATCGTAGCCTGTCCAAATTATGTGGCTCAATTGAGTAACTATAGACATGCATAAAAGCGTTCGGTGACAGCATAATTACTGTAGATGACTCGAAATTATGCCTCAAAGCATTTTGAAATATTTCACTTGAGACTGCCATTATTTATTTCGGACTCAATGCATCAACCATGTGCCCCGTCCTTCAATGTAATTACACATATTAATCCTGGGCCTCAACCAAAGTTTGCTGTTACACATTTTATCTTCCAACTTTGTTGAGGACGCGAAGATTTCCTCTCTCTTTCGACGAAGATATTGCTTGTCCTCACAGCAAATGCAGAAGATCAAGAAATGCATTACGCAATCTAATCAAATGTCTATCAGTAGGAGTAATGAGCCTCCGAAGGTTTTGTGGTGAGGCCAAATCCAAATGGGAACAACGGGTCATAATGTGGATCTCCAACGTTCATAGGAAGTTGATCAACCGTCTTGAACCATGTACGTGGTAACTTGCCTGAGAAACCATAGTCGCCAAATAAGACATCAGCAACCCCTTGGCCTTCAGTGCCAGGAAGCCATGCTGCTACAAGTGCATCGATTTGATCAAGATATGGTTGTATCACAACTGGACGCCCAGTGATGAGAACAACAACACATTTCACAGAGCCACAGACATTTCTGATGGTGCTTGGACCTGGTTCAGGAATTGTCAAATTTAAACTATCTCCATATGTCTCTGAATATGGTACCTCTCCTACCACTACAATGGCGTAAGAGAATTTACTGGACTTGACAAATGCAGAACCAGGATTTTCCTCGAAGATAACTTCTGTTTTTGGGTGGATGGTGTTTCTAATGGCGGTAAGAACGGTCGTACCTGCAGGAAAATAAACGATTGGAAAATGTAAAGATCTTTTTCCTTGTTCCATTTTGCTTGGGGTGAGGGCCTGAATAAGAAATGAAGAGCACAAATTTAGAAGTTGACTGCTAATTGATGTACCAATTGTGGTGTTGCCACTCAGCCCGTGCCACGACACAGTCCATCCTCCACACTGGTTGCCAATGTCATTGGCATGGCTGCCTGCGACCAGTATTCTCGATGCATGCTTGGGAAGGGGTAGCAATGGTTCATCTTCGAATCTAACATTTTTTAGCAGAACAAGAGATCTTCTCACTGCTTCCCTAGCCAGTTCCCTATGCTCCTGTCCAAGTCAACAGTTCAAATGCATAAAACTTGATGATCTTCTCTAATAATCCTACAGAATTGACAGCAGTCTGGGACCTGAGTATATTCTCAAATCTCAACTTACCTGACTTCCAAGGTACTTAATCATGCTATAATCAGGAAATGGGTACTCAAATAGACCCATCATGAACTTCACCCTTAGAATCCTCCGCACAGCATCATCAATTCGGCTCATAGAAATGAAAGAGTTGTTCACCAAATAGGTAAGACCATCAATGAATTCTGTATAGTTGTAGGGAATCATGATCTGCAATTCACCATCAATCAAATAAGTATGGTAAAATGGACTAACATGACTTAGCTTCTGACCATAATTTACTTTTGGAGCACAATATGAACTAACCATGTCAATGCCTGCATTTACACCAACTAAAATCGAATATGTGGAGTTTACATGCTCTGGTGAAGTCATCTTGTAAATACCCTGAGAATCTGATATGACAAACCCCTAATATAATTCACAAACATTTGAAAATCATATTATTTACTGCACTAGATAGGTCTCAGACATGGTATTTATCAATTCATGGAAATCAACGGAGAGATTAGCTTTACCTCAAAATgtagggtatttttgagaaagcCAGTAATAAGATCACGATTAGCATGCATCTTTACACCATTCCAGCTAGAGTATGAGATCATGACAGTTGATACGCCCTTAATTATTGAATCATTGTAGGCAGGCATATGGATACGTAGCAGGTCATCCCAGTTGGCCACTGTATCGTACTCATTGATGCCTCGGATGGTTCCACCATCGCCAACATAGTGCTTTGCACATGCTAAAACATTATTTCTGCGCATAATCCATCCAAAAGGAAGAAATATAAAGCAGTGTCTTTTCTATGTTGAGCATATTGTTTAAGCTACAACTTAAACTTCAGCAAAGAAATTTAGAATAACTCCCCCAGCTAAATCCCCAGACTCCAAAAGCAATTCCCTTTCAGAAAAGaaacataaaaaagaagaacCACCACaaggaaatttgaaatttgcttATCAGACCAATGTGATACAGAAAAAAACATGCTTTAGCATCAATAAGTGCCTCTTAAAGCTTTGACTCTTCTATGAAAGAATTTTGGGCAAAGTTCTGTTTATTGCACCACATATGAGCCAAAGTAAAAATGATTGAAGAAGTTTTGTTGCTCATATCATCATCAAATAGTCAACCTTGTCGATTTTTGTCTTATGTTGTCAAACAGAACAAGGTAACGTCATTCATATACGACTGCAATCacaattcttcttatttttgcTTTAAGTCTGCTTTGTTCTTTATCCTTCTGTAATAGTTTTAAAATCCAAATAGAGAAAAGTTCTAAATATTAGCAGAATTTCAAATAGATTTGCAGTGAAATGAAGAAAGTCATAGACCTACAAAAACTAAGAAAACACATCTATTAATTCCACCAAATAACTGCCAGAATGAGAGTACAAGACATAAAAACTAGTACAAAACATGAGAATGGCTCTTCATATTCTATAATAGAAAATGGGCAGGCCTCGATAGCTGAAAAGCAAGTTATTGACATTGTTTGTTGCAAGACATGAAAGGTACAAGTTGTTGAACCATACAATTACAGGATGCAACCCTTTCAGTACCATGGAATGTGCAGTCTAACTAAAAGCCAGAAGGAAAAATTGTTCAAGTCAAAGATCCATGCACACCATTAATTAAAGGTTATCATTTTGAAAAAACCTACTATATTAGACACTAAATTCTAAAAGTTGGGATGAATTAGCAACTTAGGACTTTGTTCAGTATTTTGTACACACCAGGATTGAGAAGAAATAATTAGTTTGTATGGAGCTTACTGTCCAGAAATGTAGGGGACACCCTTAGGAGAATCAGGAGGAACATCTCCTTGTAATCCTAGAATAATATCAGTCATTGCTTGAACAACTTGGGGATCTTCACTATAGCTTTCAAAACAGCGACCCCATCTGGGATCTCGACAGACCTGACAAGCAATAAACTTTGAGTAAAATGAACAGACTTACAAGATTTTAAAGGTAATTTCAGAGAGAAGAtcatttgaataattttattacAGCAACGCAAGGTGCAAAAGAGTACTGTATGCCTGCAGCTCTAACTTCAAGAGCAGTTGCAGCTCCTATCTTCTTGACTAGTAAAGGATCCCTGATACAATTATTGCAGAGTTTAGCATTATACCAGCTGATAATGCTTAATCTTCTAGCAAAGTGTCCTAATCCATAATATGGGAAAATAGTGATAGTATGACAACACGTTTCCGAGAGAAGAAAATCTTTTTGCTCTTAGCAACAGGACCAGAAATATTATAAGACCAAGTTGTAGACTAGATCTTCAATTTGAACAGCTATCTTTTCCAGGGTTCTGGAAGGCCAAAATGTAAACTGGTTTTGCATAAAATGTCTCGCAAAAAACTTTTTCTTTATTGCTTGCAAAAGTAGTTTCGAATTTTCTCATTCCACTGTTATGTTGGTTCTGTTCTTTGTTTTAACATCTCATTGCAGCAAGTTTGGAAAATTAACATAGGACTTGACTAGAGTAAGGTATAAATAATAGAttcactttgaatttcagaaaGCAACTTGCCTAGCTGCTCCAAGACCAATATTATGAGGAAAAACTGTGGCTCCATATACATCATTGTTGCCATGAATTGCATCGATCCCATATATGATAGGTATGCCAAGACGTGTTGATAAAGCACCCTTCTGGAATTCGTTCACCATGTCCATCCAGGTCTCAGGAGTAGCCCTGTTAGGTAAAAGACTTTCCCCACCATTGAACACACTGCCTGCTCAAGAAAATCAAAATCTATATGATTTGTTTATAACTAATCAAATACTTGAGCAGACCTCACAGTTTCACAAATCATCATTAAGTGATACTCTATCAAAGAGTAGGTATACCAAGAGTGTGTGATGTTTATACCAATATAGTAGTTTCTCACGACTTCAGCTGATGCAACAACGCGATCAATTTGGGACATTTGACCAATCTTTTCCGCTAGGGTCATCCTGCTCATTAAATCCTTAACTCTCACGTCTACTGGCTGTTTAGGATCTTTATATCTCATGTACTCTGCTTTTGTCTTCACTGTCCAGCAGCACAAGACCAAAATCCCCACCACAAAGAAATGACTCCTTGCCATTCTTACCATCAGCATCCCCTTCACTTCGCAAACTAATGGACAACACATAAAAGTCAATTAGACAAATACACCAGCAACATATATTCACGAGATTAAATAGAAGAAAGCAGCAATTTAGGAACCAAAAAATGTAtccccttttgtttttgattttgtgcgtgtgtgtgtgtgggtggGTGAAAGGAGGAGGACGGGGGGTGGTTAAGTCAAAAATTGGCAATGGCCAAGAGAATAAAAGAACGCGCACAGTGATTGTATTCAAGCAGTCCTTCAAGTCTTACACGAGTACTTGGCCAGCAACGTCCACTTGAAAATAATCAGAACAACTAGAAAGCATTCTGAAGTTTAATCTAAACAGAAATGCAAATTCTTGCACGAACATCAAAAGCACTGAACATAATAATAGAAGGGATAAAATTTAGAGCGAAGAAGTTTTACTATTTGGGCTCCATTCCTTTATTTCAGCAAATGCTTACATATCTAATCCATCTAGAAGCTTATATTGTCAACCCAAGAAGATTAGTCCATGGAAACTTACAGTAGCAGAAAAGAGATGATAATCACACAGTCCAACGGTGGCACTTCTTCTCCGGTGATGATTCTTGCTTGGAGCTGGCCAAACACCCTCGCAAACAACACCACCAAACGGGTTTGCTGTTAATGCGGAAGAGCATTGAAGTTTGGAAGAATAGAAGATTAAAAAGACGATTAGAGCAGCAAGTTCAGCCAAACGTTTTTAGTAAAAAATATTTGAGTGTGGTAGCTTGTTCCGTGGGCAATTTATAAACAGCACCAAACCAAGTACTGCTAGATATAAAGAATAAGAGCCACTATTTGCACTCCGATCCCTGAGATTTTCAATAATTAGAAAACACCACTCTATACCTGGCTCGACAGAGTACACATGACTGGTCCACCacggtttttcttttcttttcttttcttttattttttccccacAGGCGATCGGTCCCCCATTTTTGTGCCACGTATTTGGATATTTCGACTTGTTTAGTGGAAAAAGTCGGCAAGTAAACCTTCACTGGTAGTTTGGGAGttgaggatagaaaagaaaagaagagagaggtTAAGTTATGGGAGAAAATAAAGcataagaaaagaagagaagcgATTTCAatgttatttgaaaatttataaaaaaaaaaataattttgatcaCATTGATCAATAAATATTCCATTAAATAGTTTTTTAAGAATAGAATGgacaatttaaaaaatttttgtagCCTTTCCATATCGTTTCTTTGTTTTCTGCTCGATTTGggatggaaattttttttttactgtagcGGGTCTCTTCCTCCTTTCAAATCAGTCAAATTCTTGtacttttttatttcactaAAACTCTTAAACATGAAAAatacttatttttcttttccacgCTCTTTTTTTAATGTTCAAATCTCATCTCCCAACCTAGGCATCAGAGCTCAACCCCGAGAACTTTTTGTttccaaataaataaatataaatatacagCATATCTCTTGAAAGTCTAACGTGGTAAATGATCATAATTCTTAGGTGTATAAAAAAGCACCAACCAACCTAAAGAGGGAAGAGGCGAAGAGGCGTGGGGATTAGAACAATTTGAATTTCGACCAATTATAAACCAATGTTATAATAGTGACCTGCCTTCTGTCCTTTGTCCAAGTAGAGAGTCAGATAAACCGTGGCCCACTGGTCCATCCGCACAGGTGTATCGCCGGCTGGAACGCGACTACAAGTTTGCCCCTTCTCTTAATTGACAATTTAAGCGATAGATTTTGGACATATTGCAGTGATTCGATCAGAAACATCGTAGTCCGCATAACAAACGGCACTCGGGCGGAGCAAATAATGTATCTCAGGGTGCAATTGCACATTTGCAGCCcctcaattttttttgaaagcAATAGAATGGCCTATAaagaaaatctaatttttttttaatagcttTACTCTATACACATTATCCACCTACTATATACGAAAGAATTTACATCTTGAAACCTCATGCATAATTTTAATTAATAGTATGTAATTTCATACTATTAGATAATTTGATAACTACTGCAAATAATAAATAACAAGTTGCagcaattttccaaaaaaaaaaaatttgtgtatTTAGAGCAAATATTTAGTTGTACTAAAAATTTATAAACCAACACGTTGTAAGTATAAACTAATGTTGTTATCCCTCGAATAAAGTTCCTGACTCAACCACTGGGTAAATCATAGCTatggtaatttttttattttagtgtgTCAGTAACATCATTCGAACACGATAATCATTTCTGtgcaattttaaaaattttcaaggaTGACTTAATCTTACTTAATTtagttaatatttttaaaatattaatacaaCAAATGTTCGATAAAGAGCTGCTAGTTATTTGCTTagtttcatatatatatatatatatatatatatatatatatatatatatatacatatatatatacatatacacacacacacacacacacaaacctACAAGTGACATATAAAGGAGTGAGATAATATCAATTGAcccaacaaaaatttaaaaaaatggggtTGCTTGCATTGGTGGATTTGGACCATTTTTAGCCGCGGTAGAGATTTTGTCAACCTAGATGAGTCAGGCTGACTGGATTTTAGATTTCCATCTCTACTAGTGAAGATTGAAGATCGCACATGAACTAGCGTCTCTTAGTTTATCGGCTACCAGAGACCTTGCAAGAGTAGGTGCCTCCACTCACGAGTGGCCGGCCCAAGCCCATTATGTCCGAGCCCACGACCCACATTGATGTGTCAACTCAACCCGCCAGCCGCAACACTGACGTGTACATAAACCCACCGgtacctttcttttctttaaaaaaaaaaaaaaaaaaaaagagaatgttACTCACGtcatgagatttttttttttttttttgtgttggtGCATCAGTAAGATTTCTTCCACAATGGTTTCTCTGATTTATATCTGATTCAGCACTACAGGTTTTAGAGCTTGGGTGGGCATTGGATGCTGCTTAGCTTAAAAAAGCTTTCCACCTTAAAAGCAAATTAGTAAAACTATACTAGAATGAAAATACACATCACATCACTGGCACCAATTTCATCAACTAGTAGcctgttatttttcatttttcaccaaaaatatGTTTGAATCAGAAATTTTTTGTAATGGTACCAGACTGAGTTACGTGGAAATTCTCCAATCCAATGACAGAAATGGACAATTCAATCAGATAACAATCAATCAATTGAAAACTAAGATTCGGATTTAACTCAGATAGTTGTAATTGAAGTAGGAATTAAAAGATACAGAAAAGGCGGGAAAAGCTAAGAAGATGAATGAGATT
The Coffea arabica cultivar ET-39 chromosome 6c, Coffea Arabica ET-39 HiFi, whole genome shotgun sequence genome window above contains:
- the LOC113692799 gene encoding uncharacterized protein — encoded protein: MEDKSYVVDEGIEKLEKEQVQLKVESKIKTSDKAEEKTDGEVVCKSKSLEKDGKELKKKGDDENDKESTKKDKKKKEKKSDDEGEKKKKKEKKHKDGTDEESGEHDEANKGKDKEKKEKKDKKDKGKEKKAEKDENVESEEEPKHKKDKEKEEKKKNSKKADKDEDVESEEEKIGKKDKKDKEKEKKKKDKNIDTEDVGKEKKDKKGKEKEEKKKKGKKDEDVETQEEDKENEQGEVNKVELRDLEDKNDKTQEEKQGVEGEKKKKKQKNEEEESDHETKEGKDEKKGKKKKEKHKEAESKKDSDEEKDEGKKDKKDKKKKHEKDKKEKKDKQGKEEGEEGGLKEETEGDDDGVKEKKEKKKNKIETCKSRSDDEVTAREIKINENGSDAVEGKHQKEANEGKDYKDKDKKKGKDEKKRKFEEKHKSKDLDKLKKKLDKVNSEIESLLKKKADILKMIKEAEDKNQAVVEVSKTVEKAEE
- the LOC113692798 gene encoding uncharacterized protein, with protein sequence MLMVRMARSHFFVVGILVLCCWTVKTKAEYMRYKDPKQPVDVRVKDLMSRMTLAEKIGQMSQIDRVVASAEVVRNYYIGSVFNGGESLLPNRATPETWMDMVNEFQKGALSTRLGIPIIYGIDAIHGNNDVYGATVFPHNIGLGAARDPLLVKKIGAATALEVRAAGIQYSFAPCVAVCRDPRWGRCFESYSEDPQVVQAMTDIILGLQGDVPPDSPKGVPYISGQNNVLACAKHYVGDGGTIRGINEYDTVANWDDLLRIHMPAYNDSIIKGVSTVMISYSSWNGVKMHANRDLITGFLKNTLHFEGFVISDSQGIYKMTSPEHVNSTYSILVGVNAGIDMIMIPYNYTEFIDGLTYLVNNSFISMSRIDDAVRRILRVKFMMGLFEYPFPDYSMIKYLGSQEHRELAREAVRRSLVLLKNVRFEDEPLLPLPKHASRILVAGSHANDIGNQCGGWTVSWHGLSGNTTIGTTVLTAIRNTIHPKTEVIFEENPGSAFVKSSKFSYAIVVVGEVPYSETYGDSLNLTIPEPGPSTIRNVCGSVKCVVVLITGRPVVIQPYLDQIDALVAAWLPGTEGQGVADVLFGDYGFSGKLPRTWFKTVDQLPMNVGDPHYDPLFPFGFGLTTKPSEAHYSY